From a single Apium graveolens cultivar Ventura chromosome 2, ASM990537v1, whole genome shotgun sequence genomic region:
- the LOC141704106 gene encoding uncharacterized protein LOC141704106 — translation MWGMDILGLFPMATAQRKFLIVAIDYFTKWIEAKPLTKITTKQVAQFLWENIMCRKYCEENEIDLRFSSVAHPQANGQAEVANRIILDGLNKRIEKSRSNWVDEILLILWAYRTTCRVTAGETPFMLAYRAEVVVPIEISHSSPRIQAFNAEKNE, via the exons atgtggggaatggatattctcgGGCTTTTTCCAATGGCCACTGCTCAAAGGAAGTTCTTGATTGTAGCGATTGATTACtttaccaagtggattgaagctaagCCCCTGACAAAGATTACGACAAAACAAGTCGCGCAGTTCCTATGGGAGAATATTATGTGCAG GAAGTATTGTGAAGAGAACGAAATTGACTTGAGATTCTCTTCTGTTGCTCATCCTCAAGCTAATGGGCAGGCAGAGGTTGCAAATCGGATCATTCTAGATGGGTTAAATAAGAGGATTGAAAAGTCCAGAAGtaactgggtggatgagatactgctaatactttgggcttacagaactacATGTAGAGTCACAGCAGGAGAAAcacccttcatgttagcatatagAGCAGAAGTAGTTGTACCAATAGAAATATCACATTCGTCCCCAAGGATTCAAGCATTCAACGCTGAGAAAAATGAGTAG
- the LOC141704115 gene encoding uncharacterized protein LOC141704115: MWAFIIFSVNYGVGSSGSPRAISSLGSDLGTTALLDIGPSRSIIGGGSLRLGGGRGLGVGCKGGFMTLKLNTSKAYDRVEWDFLRAILLKMVFHKKWVNLIMQTVITVLYTNFHGLSALIRRNEAQKLMSDIKVWNHAPSITHMFFADNGYLFCKANVEEVQNVLNMLKIFEGASRQKINTSKSSVFFSTNMGNSGKTLICDTLQMQKADDRSTYQGLSNILGRNKSTILGFLKDKVTKRVETWDGKIISKPGKEILIKSVAQTILSYAVSVFLLPLEITKDIERTISKYCWSSKSDGSRGYFVCVENDYISINRLGALALEISEILTWLYLEKSGGVSSLTKQFGQ; encoded by the exons atgtgggcattcattatttttTCAGTGAATtatggagttggatcatcaggatctccaagagcTATAAGTTCACTTGGGTCAGaccttgggacaacagcccttcttgatattggaccatccaggtctataatTGGAGGAGGATCTCTTCGCCTCGGAGGAGGTAGGGGTCTTGGGGTCGG GTGTAAAGGAGGTTTCATGACTTTGAAATTAAATACGAGTAAGGCCTATGATCGGGTGGAGTGGGATTTTTTACGGGCTATTCTATTGAAGATGGTTTTTCACAAAAAATGGGTTAATCTGATTATGCAAACTGTCATTACAGTCTTGTACACAAATTTTCATG GTTTGTCTGCCTTGATCAGAAGAAACGAGGCTCAAAAACTAATGTCAGATATCAAAGTTTGGAATCATGCTCCGAGTATAACCCATATGTTTTTCGCTGATAACGGCTACTTATTCTGTAAGGCTAATGTGGAGGAAGTTCAGAATGTGCTGAATATGCTGAAAATATTTGAGGGTGCATCAAGGCAAAAAATAAACACCTCAAAATCATCGGTATTTTTCAGCACAAACATGGGGAATAGCGGTAAAACGCTGATATGTGATACGTTACAGATGCAAAAGGCAGATGATCGTAGTACATACCAAGGCCTCTCTAATATTTTGGGTAGAAACAAGTCGACAATACTGGGTTTTTTGAAGGACAAGGTCACAAAGAGAGTGGAAACTTGGGATGGTAAAATTATTTCGAAGCCTGGCAAAGAGATTTTGATTAAGTCCGTTGCTCAAACGATTCTTAGTTATGCTGTGAGCGTGTTTCTCTTGCCCTTAGAAATcacaaaggacatagagagaacaATATCCAAATATTGTTGGAGCTCGAAATCTGATGGTAGTAGGGGATACTTTGTATGTGTTGAGAACGACTATATAAGCATAAATCGACTGGGGGCCTTGGCTTTAGAAATTTCCGAGATTTTAACATGGCTCTACTTGGAAAAGAGTGGTGGCGTTTCCTCACTAACCAAACAGTTTGGTCAGTAA
- the LOC141708835 gene encoding uncharacterized protein LOC141708835 isoform X2: MPPRASNKRKSNSSNPKPAKSARIDPPPSASKKAVTKEVERIDQLFNSYANKSLRMIDPEGIEALCSDLGVAHTDVRMLLLAWKLNAAKQGYFTEDEWQRGLKEIRADTIKKLKTRLSELVKEIREPKKFEDFYLYAFQYCLTEDKQKCVDIDTACVLLDIVIGSQFRAQVNSFTEYLKIQNEYKAINLDQWKGFHRFCNEWP, encoded by the exons ATGCCTCCTCGCGCCTCTAACAAAAGAAAATCAAACTCATCCAATCCTAAACCCGCCAAATCTGCTCGTATTGATCCCCCTCCTTCtg CATCGAAGAAAGCTGTGACGAAGGAGGTGGAACGCATTGATCAACTTTTCAATTCTTATGCAAATAAGTCACTACGCATGATTGA TCCGGAAGGGATTGAGGCACTTTGTTCAGATTTAGGTGTTGCTCACACTGATGTGAGGATGCTACTGCTTGCCTG GAAACTGAATGCTGCAAAGCAGGGATATTTTACAGAG GATGAATGGCAAAGAGGATTGAAGGAGATTCGGGCTGACACTATAAAAAAATTGAAGACCAGACTTTCGGAACTAGTTAAAGAG ATCAGGGAGCCCAAAAAATTTGAGGATTTCTATCTTTATGCGTTTCAGTACTGCTTGACTG AAGACAAGCAAAAGTGTGTAGACATCGATACAGCCTGTGTACTGCTAGATATTGTTATTGGGTCCCAGTTCCGAGCGCAGGTTAATTCCTTTACGGAATATTTGAAG ATCCAGAATGAGTATAAGGCGATAAACTTGGATCAGTGGAAGGGCTTTCACCGGTTTTGCAACGAG TGGCCCTAA
- the LOC141708835 gene encoding uncharacterized protein LOC141708835 isoform X1, which translates to MPPRASNKRKSNSSNPKPAKSARIDPPPSASKKAVTKEVERIDQLFNSYANKSLRMIDPEGIEALCSDLGVAHTDVRMLLLAWKLNAAKQGYFTEDEWQRGLKEIRADTIKKLKTRLSELVKEIREPKKFEDFYLYAFQYCLTEDKQKCVDIDTACVLLDIVIGSQFRAQVNSFTEYLKIQNEYKAINLDQWKGFHRFCNEISFPDLKNYDSSQAWPLIFDNFVEWLEEKSKSSSA; encoded by the exons ATGCCTCCTCGCGCCTCTAACAAAAGAAAATCAAACTCATCCAATCCTAAACCCGCCAAATCTGCTCGTATTGATCCCCCTCCTTCtg CATCGAAGAAAGCTGTGACGAAGGAGGTGGAACGCATTGATCAACTTTTCAATTCTTATGCAAATAAGTCACTACGCATGATTGA TCCGGAAGGGATTGAGGCACTTTGTTCAGATTTAGGTGTTGCTCACACTGATGTGAGGATGCTACTGCTTGCCTG GAAACTGAATGCTGCAAAGCAGGGATATTTTACAGAG GATGAATGGCAAAGAGGATTGAAGGAGATTCGGGCTGACACTATAAAAAAATTGAAGACCAGACTTTCGGAACTAGTTAAAGAG ATCAGGGAGCCCAAAAAATTTGAGGATTTCTATCTTTATGCGTTTCAGTACTGCTTGACTG AAGACAAGCAAAAGTGTGTAGACATCGATACAGCCTGTGTACTGCTAGATATTGTTATTGGGTCCCAGTTCCGAGCGCAGGTTAATTCCTTTACGGAATATTTGAAG ATCCAGAATGAGTATAAGGCGATAAACTTGGATCAGTGGAAGGGCTTTCACCGGTTTTGCAACGAG ATAAGCTTTCCGGACCTTAAGAATTATGATAGCAGCCAAGCTTGGCCTTTAATCTTTGACAATTTTGTGGAGTGGCttgaagaaaaatcaaaatcttCATCAGCATGA